From Styela clava chromosome 6, kaStyClav1.hap1.2, whole genome shotgun sequence, one genomic window encodes:
- the LOC120331099 gene encoding ketohexokinase-like codes for MSFVKSSKYVLSVGQICADLITICESYPEEDLQVCAQAQYWQRGGNAGNFAEVISHLGNKVEFMGTFPDMSKMKQSIMGGIAEARYCLAELDRARVSYEHLAFRDCQSFPSTSSVLSKTTGTRTIAHYRGPLDELTIEDFAVLDLNKYCWIHFEGRKNGDVMEKEIEIIQQHNSTKKLEDRVSVSVELELPEHASLAKLIPLADMIIISRYFARHLGFQSAIECVAKLRHQLKKGGDIVCSWGHLGAAHARNVPDNIEQLVQAVKPERVLDTLGAGDTFQASLVHARLNGLDLNSTVLFACEVASKKVASIGYNSVIGLGIN; via the exons ATGTCTTTCGTGAAATCTTCAAAGTATGTTCTTAGTGTTGGGCAAATATGTGCCGACTTGATAACAATATGCGAGTCATACCCCGAAGAAGATCTTCAAGTTTG TGCTCAAGCCCAATATTGGCAGAGAGGTGGAAATGCCGGAAACTTTGCTGAAGTTATTTCTCATCTTGGTAATAAAGTTGAATTCATGGGAACTTTTCCTGACATGAGTAAGATGAAACAATCTATTATGGGAGGTATTGCGGAAGCCAG ataCTGCTTGGCAGAACTCGATCGAGCCCGTGTTAGTTACGAACATCTTGCTTTCCGGGATTGTCAAAGCTTCCCTTCAACATCAAGTGTATTGAGTAAAACAACCGGAACTCGTACTATTGCCCATTACAGGGG ACCGCTGGATGAATTAACCATAGAAGATTTTGCTGTTCttgatttaaacaaatattgttgGATACATTTTGag GGAAGAAAAAATGGCGATGTCATGGAGAAAGAAATCGAAATAATTCAACAACATAATTCAACTAAAAAGTTGGAGGATCGAGTATCGGTGTCCGTGGAACTCGAATTGCCAGAACACGCATCACTCGCTAAATTAATTCCCTTAGCGGATATG ATCATCATCAGCAGATATTTCGCTCGTCATTTGGGATTTCAATCTGCCATAGAATGCGTTGCAAAATTGCGTCATCAATTGAAAAAAGG TGGAGACATTGTCTGCTCGTGGGGGCATCTCGGTGCAGCTCACGCAAGAAACGTTCCAGATAACATTGAGCAACTTGTACAAGCTGTGAAACCAGAAAGAGTTCTTGATACTCTCGGGGCTGGAGATACGTTCCAAGCTTCTCTGGTACATGCTAGATTAAACGGATTGGATCTCAACAGCACTGTACTGTTTGCATGTGAAGTCGCCAGCAAGAAAGTTGCTTCAATTGGGTACAACAGTGTTATCGGGTTGGGTATAAATTAG